CGGCGGGCTTGTTGCGGATCACCCGCCACTGCTGATCGCCCTTGGTGATGTTCTTCTCCAGATCCTTCTCCCAGACCTTGACGATCTCCGGGTTGAGGTTGAAGTAGAGCTTGCCGTCAACGATGCGGAAGAGCTCCGGATCGCCGTCGAACTTCTTTCCTACCGCGACCCCATAGGCGCAGAAGCCGCCGAACTGGGGCGCGTACTTCGCCGGCGCTTTGCGGAAGGCTTGGAGGTTTGTCTCGCTGCTGAAGCGGTAGGCGGCACCGTTCCACACCGTGGACAGATCAGCGCGGCCGCGGCGGGCTTGTCCATCGGTGAAGTAGGCCACCGGGTCGTAGCCGTGGATGGCCAGGGGTCCGCCGGCGGCGGTGAGCCCCACGGACGTGTTGATGGCTTCGGTAGCGGTGGCGGTACCCGTGACGCTGACGGCCGTCAGCAGCAGGGCGAGGAGGAGGACTAGGGGCTGGGTCTTGCGGATCATGGATTTCTCCTGGCTGTTTTTGCGTTTCACTATGTCTTGCGTTTCATTCGGATTCGCAGGCAGGTTCTCACCGACCCGCGACCTGAACGATGATGACTTCGGGGCCCGACTACGGGAATGCCCACGCCCTCGCAACTTCTGCTCATTCGTTCAGTGGTGGAGGGGTGCGGGATCTTTTCTGTCGATTCGTCCGAGTCTTCTGCTCATTCGTTCAGCAAGCCGGATCAGCGGGCTGCTCGTATTACCATGTCGAGCATGGACGTACTGAGCCAGATTCTCGATAGCGTGGAGATGCGAGGCAGTCTCTACTTCGCCACCGAGTACACCGCGCCTTGGGCGCTTCAGGTCGCCGCCAACACCAACGTCTGCCGCTTCCATGTCGTGGTGGAAGGGAGCTGTTACCTGACCGTGGGGAACCAGCGGGCCAGCCTGAGCCGCGGTGACCTGGTCTTGGTGCCCCATGGCGCCGCTCATGCCCTGCTCGA
This DNA window, taken from Acidobacteriota bacterium, encodes the following:
- a CDS encoding YHS domain-containing (seleno)protein; this encodes MIRKTQPLVLLLALLLTAVSVTGTATATEAINTSVGLTAAGGPLAIHGYDPVAYFTDGQARRGRADLSTVWNGAAYRFSSETNLQAFRKAPAKYAPQFGGFCAYGVAVGKKFDGDPELFRIVDGKLYFNLNPEIVKVWEKDLEKNITKGDQQWRVIRNKPAEDL